The genomic interval CCGCGTTGGCGGCCCGCCGGCAGTTCGGCAGGCAGGATACTCATTATGGACACGGCGAGTTTGGGAAGGCTGGCGACCGAGCAGGTCAACGAGCGCAATCGCGATCTTGACCTGTGGTCGCCGCTGGACATCGTCACACAGATGAATCAGGAAGATGCGCTCGTGGTGAAGGCCGTTCACACGCAGTTGCCGCAGATTGCGCAGGCCGTCGAGGCGATCGTGGAACGGCTGGCGAACGGCGGGCGGCTGTTCCTCGTCGGGGCCGGCTCCAGCGGGCGGCTCGGCGTGCTCGACGCCAGCGAATGCCCGCCGACGTTCGGCGTGCTTCCATCGCAGGTGCAGGGCGTGATCGCCGGCGGTGCGCGCGCCATTGCCAATTCGGTCGAAGGCGCGGAGGATGATGCGCGGGCGGGCGCCGCCGACCTGCTCAAGCGGCGGCTGTCGGCGCGCGATGCCGTAGTCGGCATCGCGGCCAGCGGACGCACCCCGTACGTCATTGGCGCGCTGCGCTATGCGCGCAAGTGCGAAGCGACGCGTATCGCGCTCGTCAACGCGCTGCCGTCGCCGATCGCCGCCGAGGCCGAGATTGTCATCGCACCGGTCACCGGCCCCGAAATCGTGTCGGGCTCGACACGGCTGAAAGCGGGCACCGCACAGAAGATGGTGCTGAACATGCTCAGCACGGCAACGTTCGTGCGGCTCGGCAAAGTCTACCGCAACCTGATGGTCGACGTGCGTGCCAGCAACGTCAAACTGCGCCAGCGCGCCATCCGCATCCTGTGTGAGGCCAGCGCCATGGACGAGGCGCGCGCCCGGCGCTTGCTGCCGCGCGTCAACTGGGAGATCAAGACGGCACTGGTGATGCACGTGGCCGGCGTCACGGCGCCGGAAGCGCGCCGGCGGTTGGCGGCGGCCGGCGGATTCGTGCGCGCGGCGCTGGCGGAAAGCGGCCACCGGTAGAGACTGCATGCTGCGCGCCGGCCGGCGGCGGCACACGGGAGAGAACGATGTCCGACTGGTTACTGAACGGCATTGCGGCCGCCAAGTCGCATGACAAAGAGATGGCGTGCTTCTACCTGGAACGCGCGCTGGCCGAATGGGAAGCCGAGGATATGTTTAGCGGCTCGCCTGATATGAATGACCAGCTCGAAGCCTATTACTGGCTCAGCGCGGTCACGGACGATCCGGCACAGAAGCGCGACTACCTTGAGCAGGCGCTGGCGATCAACCCGATGCACCCGGAATCGCGCCGCGATCTGGCGATCATCGAAGGGCGATTGAAGCCGGCTGAGATCGTCGATCCAGACCGCGTGCAGGCGGCGGTTGCGCCGGACGGCGCGCCCGACTCCAGCGCGGTGCGCCGCTTCGCCTGCCCACGCTGCGGAGGCAAGCTGGCGTACGACCCCGAATCGCGTGCGCTGGTATGCACGTACTGCGGTCACCGCGTAAGCGAGGCGGAGGCGCGCTCGACCGCCGTGCCGGAGCAGGATTTCGTCGCGACGATCTACACGGCCAAAGCGCACCGCTGGGAACTGCCCGCCAAGCGCACGCTGCAGTGCCAGGCGTGCGGCGCGCGGTATGTGCTGCCGCCCGCGCGCGTCGCCGGCGCGTGCCCGTTCTGCGCCTCCGCGCAGGTGGTCGAAACGACGGCGGCCGCCGCCGACCTGATCGAGCCGCAGGGCATCGTGCCGTTCCAGTTCGACGTTGACGCCTGCGTGCAGCATATCCGCAACTGGCTGCAAACCCGCCCGGCCGCGCCCGGCGACCTGTTCAGCGGGTCCGCCATTGTGCGCCCGCGCCCGGTGTACCTGCCGTTCTGGATCTTCGATATCGGCGGCAGCGTCTCCTGGAGCGCGATGGTTGAGGAGTATGACGCGCTGCGCCGGCAGAACGTATGGGTGCGGCGCACCGGACAGGAAGTGGTCCTGCGCGACAACACGCTGGTGCCCGCGACGCATACACTGGGCGACGAGCCATTGAAGGCGCTGGCCGCCGACGGTCCGGGCGCCTATGACACAAAGCAGGTTCAAGGTTACGCCGAGGAATACCTGGCCGATTGGCCTGCCGAAGTCTACCAGATCGCTATGGCCGATGCTTCGCTGCAAGCGCGCTCGACCGCGCTCGCGGCGGCGCAGGCGCGCATCAAGGCCACCATACTGGGCGAGGCGCGCGACCTGAGTTGCGGCAGCGCGGCGATCGTCATCAACACCTATCAACTAGCCTTGCTGCCCGCCTGGGTTGCGGCGTTCCGCTACCGGGGCCGCGATTACCCGCTGGT from Chloroflexota bacterium carries:
- the murQ gene encoding N-acetylmuramic acid 6-phosphate etherase; the protein is MDTASLGRLATEQVNERNRDLDLWSPLDIVTQMNQEDALVVKAVHTQLPQIAQAVEAIVERLANGGRLFLVGAGSSGRLGVLDASECPPTFGVLPSQVQGVIAGGARAIANSVEGAEDDARAGAADLLKRRLSARDAVVGIAASGRTPYVIGALRYARKCEATRIALVNALPSPIAAEAEIVIAPVTGPEIVSGSTRLKAGTAQKMVLNMLSTATFVRLGKVYRNLMVDVRASNVKLRQRAIRILCEASAMDEARARRLLPRVNWEIKTALVMHVAGVTAPEARRRLAAAGGFVRAALAESGHR